Proteins encoded in a region of the Sander lucioperca isolate FBNREF2018 chromosome 18, SLUC_FBN_1.2, whole genome shotgun sequence genome:
- the LOC116057631 gene encoding uncharacterized protein C14orf132 isoform X2 gives MTGAFMDSSPNDDYSGEHSLFNSSASVHAAASAASVHGQQDESQSMSSDAIWLWIAIFATIGNIVVVGVVYAFTF, from the coding sequence ATGACGGGAGCCTTTATGGACTCCTCGCCTAATGACGACTACAGCGGTGAGCACTCGCTCTTCAACTCCTCAGCCAGCGTCCACGCAGCTGCCTCTGCTGCCTCGGTACACGGCCAGCAGGATGAGTCACAGTCCATGTCCAGCGATGCCATCTGGCTCTGGATCGCCATCTTCGCGACCATTGGAAACATTGTGGTGGTTGGCGTTGTCTATGCCTTCACTTTCTGA
- the LOC116057631 gene encoding uncharacterized protein C14orf132 isoform X1 → MDLSFMTAQIPVLMTGAFMDSSPNDDYSGEHSLFNSSASVHAAASAASVHGQQDESQSMSSDAIWLWIAIFATIGNIVVVGVVYAFTF, encoded by the coding sequence ATCCCAGTTTTGATGACGGGAGCCTTTATGGACTCCTCGCCTAATGACGACTACAGCGGTGAGCACTCGCTCTTCAACTCCTCAGCCAGCGTCCACGCAGCTGCCTCTGCTGCCTCGGTACACGGCCAGCAGGATGAGTCACAGTCCATGTCCAGCGATGCCATCTGGCTCTGGATCGCCATCTTCGCGACCATTGGAAACATTGTGGTGGTTGGCGTTGTCTATGCCTTCACTTTCTGA